A part of Citrifermentans bremense genomic DNA contains:
- the tsaD gene encoding tRNA (adenosine(37)-N6)-threonylcarbamoyltransferase complex transferase subunit TsaD: protein MLLLALESSCDETAAAVVKDGRTVLSSIVASQISVHAEYGGVVPEIASRKHLESVSFVVEQALAEAGVGLDRIEGVAVTQGPGLAGALLVGISVAKGLAFGRSLPLVGVNHIEGHLLAVFLEAPVQFPFIALAVSGGHSHLYRVDGIGRYRTLGQTVDDAAGEAFDKVAKLIGLPYPGGVAIDRLAASGDPKAIKFPRPLLNDGSFNFSFSGLKTAVLTHVGKHPEAKDAGINDLAASFQAAVCEVLTKKTAAAIAATGIKRLVVAGGVACNSALRRSMAQFADENGVELSIPSPALCADNAAMIAVPGDYYLTHGVQSGFDLDALPVWPLDKLALRLKEQC, encoded by the coding sequence ATGCTACTTCTTGCCTTGGAATCATCCTGCGACGAGACTGCTGCCGCGGTGGTCAAGGACGGCCGTACCGTCCTCTCCAGCATCGTCGCCTCCCAGATCAGCGTGCACGCCGAATACGGCGGCGTGGTCCCCGAGATCGCCTCCCGAAAGCACCTGGAGTCGGTCTCCTTCGTGGTGGAACAGGCACTGGCCGAGGCCGGTGTCGGGCTGGACCGAATCGAGGGGGTCGCCGTGACCCAGGGGCCGGGGCTCGCCGGTGCGCTCCTTGTCGGTATCTCGGTGGCCAAGGGGCTCGCCTTCGGGCGCTCGCTCCCGTTGGTCGGGGTGAACCACATCGAGGGGCACCTTCTGGCCGTCTTTCTGGAGGCTCCGGTGCAGTTTCCCTTCATCGCACTCGCCGTCTCAGGCGGGCACTCGCACCTGTACCGCGTGGACGGCATCGGGCGCTACCGGACCCTGGGGCAGACGGTGGACGACGCCGCGGGCGAGGCCTTCGACAAGGTGGCGAAGCTGATCGGGCTCCCTTACCCCGGCGGCGTTGCCATCGATCGGTTGGCCGCCTCGGGCGACCCTAAGGCGATCAAGTTCCCGCGCCCGCTTCTCAACGACGGGAGCTTCAACTTCAGCTTCTCCGGGTTGAAGACCGCGGTCCTTACTCACGTCGGCAAGCACCCCGAGGCGAAGGATGCGGGTATCAACGACCTCGCCGCCTCGTTCCAGGCGGCCGTCTGCGAGGTGCTCACCAAGAAGACTGCGGCGGCAATCGCCGCCACCGGGATCAAGAGGCTTGTGGTTGCCGGCGGGGTCGCCTGCAACAGCGCGCTGCGGCGCTCCATGGCCCAGTTTGCCGACGAGAATGGAGTCGAGCTCTCCATCCCTTCGCCGGCCCTTTGCGCCGACAACGCCGCCATGATAGCGGTCCCCGGCGACTACTACTTGACCCACGGGGTGCAGAGCGGCTTCGACCTGGACGCGCTTCCCGTCTGGCCCCTGGACAAGTTGGCCCTCAGGCTGAAGGAGCAATGCTGA
- a CDS encoding PhoH family protein, giving the protein MKKIYVLDTNVLLYDPQALTKFEDNSIVVPITVIEEIDRFKKDMNETGRNARQVSRLMDAFRKEGSLSQGLALESGGTLKIEIYEEKVMKRLPPELREERGDNRILAVAVDLMESQSEMPVILVTKDTNLRIKADALGLDAQDYESDKVAIDELFAGFVSLEVGAEVVDRFYSQGWLETDLELQPNEYVLMNQAGNPSHSAIGRFDRVSGRIVPLGKLDKEGVWSVFPRNLEQSFALDALLDDNIKIVTLVGKAGTGKTLLAIAAGLQKTAEENVYNRLLVSRPVFPMGRDLGFLPGDIEEKLTPWMQPIFDNVELLLSGHEGEKRQHNKGYKELMAMGILDIEPLTYIRGRSIPNQYMIVDEAQNLTPHEIKTIVTRAGEGTKIVLTGDPYQIDNPYVDAESNGLTYVVERLKEQTISGHVTMTKGERSELAELAANLL; this is encoded by the coding sequence GTGAAGAAAATCTACGTGCTGGACACCAACGTTCTTCTGTACGACCCGCAGGCTCTCACCAAGTTCGAGGACAACTCCATCGTCGTGCCCATAACGGTGATCGAGGAGATAGACCGGTTCAAGAAGGACATGAACGAGACCGGCCGCAACGCGAGGCAGGTCTCTCGCCTCATGGACGCCTTCCGCAAGGAGGGGTCGCTCTCTCAGGGGCTGGCCCTGGAAAGCGGCGGCACGCTCAAGATCGAGATCTACGAAGAGAAGGTGATGAAGAGGCTCCCGCCGGAGCTGCGCGAGGAGCGCGGTGACAACCGCATCCTGGCCGTCGCCGTGGACCTGATGGAATCCCAAAGCGAGATGCCGGTCATCCTGGTGACCAAGGACACCAACCTCCGCATCAAGGCGGACGCGCTCGGACTTGACGCCCAGGACTACGAGTCGGACAAGGTCGCCATAGACGAACTCTTCGCCGGCTTCGTGAGCCTCGAGGTCGGGGCCGAAGTCGTCGACCGCTTCTACAGCCAGGGATGGCTGGAGACCGATCTCGAGCTCCAGCCCAACGAGTACGTCCTCATGAACCAGGCCGGGAACCCCTCCCACAGCGCCATAGGCCGTTTCGACCGGGTCTCCGGCCGAATCGTGCCGCTCGGGAAACTCGACAAGGAAGGGGTCTGGAGCGTCTTCCCGAGGAACCTTGAGCAGTCCTTCGCGCTCGACGCGCTTTTGGACGACAACATCAAAATCGTCACGCTGGTGGGGAAGGCCGGTACCGGCAAGACGCTCCTCGCCATCGCCGCGGGTCTGCAGAAGACCGCGGAGGAAAACGTCTACAACCGGCTTTTGGTCTCGCGCCCGGTGTTCCCGATGGGGCGCGACTTAGGCTTTCTCCCAGGCGACATCGAGGAGAAGCTCACCCCCTGGATGCAGCCGATCTTCGACAACGTCGAGCTCCTTCTGAGCGGGCACGAGGGGGAGAAGCGCCAGCACAACAAGGGGTACAAGGAACTGATGGCGATGGGGATCCTCGATATCGAGCCGCTCACCTACATCAGGGGGCGCTCCATCCCGAACCAGTACATGATCGTCGACGAGGCGCAGAACCTCACCCCTCACGAGATCAAGACCATCGTGACCCGCGCCGGCGAGGGGACCAAGATCGTCCTCACCGGGGACCCGTACCAGATCGACAACCCGTACGTGGACGCCGAGAGCAACGGCCTCACCTATGTCGTGGAGCGGCTCAAGGAGCAGACTATCTCCGGGCACGTCACCATGACCAAGGGTGAGCGCAGCGAACTCGCCGAACTCGCCGCGAATCTGCTATAA
- a CDS encoding aminotransferase class V-fold PLP-dependent enzyme, whose translation MPVFLDNAATSFPKPETVYQAMDAALREVGVAPGRGGYRQSLAAARIVYEARSALARFFGVSDSSRLIFTHSATESINIAVNGLLKPGDHVVSTRVEHNALLRPLHLAATRGVEVSYVASDRFGVVSEREIELALRPDTRLVALAHCSNVTGAVQPIEAIARVARQNGALFLVDAAQSAGFFPIDVERIGIDLLAAPGHKGLYGPPGTGILAIADGLQLEPLMVGGTGGSASSPEQPDQLPERLESGTINTPAIAGLKAGVDFLLSTGLEAIRAREELLVGELLEGLRATPGVEVYGPLQGERGAAVSFNAAGHDPAALSYLFDSQYEISVRAGLHCAPDAHRSIGTYPAGTVRVSPGFFNTEADIEFFLKALHEILAGR comes from the coding sequence ATGCCCGTCTTCCTTGACAACGCCGCGACCTCGTTTCCGAAACCGGAAACGGTCTACCAGGCCATGGACGCCGCCCTGCGGGAAGTGGGGGTGGCACCTGGAAGGGGAGGGTACCGGCAGTCACTCGCTGCCGCCCGCATAGTCTACGAGGCAAGGTCGGCGCTGGCGCGCTTCTTCGGCGTCAGTGACTCGTCCCGCCTGATCTTCACCCACTCCGCAACGGAATCCATCAACATCGCGGTCAACGGGCTCTTGAAGCCGGGGGATCACGTGGTCTCCACCCGCGTCGAGCACAACGCTCTTTTGCGGCCGCTGCACCTGGCCGCGACCCGCGGCGTTGAAGTGAGCTACGTTGCCTCCGACCGTTTCGGGGTGGTGTCGGAGCGGGAGATAGAGCTGGCGCTGCGCCCCGACACGAGGCTCGTGGCGCTGGCGCACTGCTCCAACGTTACCGGCGCGGTGCAGCCGATCGAGGCTATTGCCCGGGTGGCGCGGCAAAACGGCGCACTCTTCCTGGTGGACGCGGCGCAAAGTGCCGGCTTTTTCCCCATCGACGTGGAGCGGATCGGGATCGACCTTTTAGCCGCCCCTGGGCACAAAGGGCTCTACGGCCCTCCGGGCACCGGCATTCTTGCCATTGCCGATGGGCTCCAGCTCGAACCGCTGATGGTGGGAGGGACCGGTGGCAGCGCAAGCAGCCCCGAACAACCCGACCAGCTTCCAGAGCGGCTGGAGAGCGGCACCATCAACACCCCTGCCATCGCCGGGCTCAAGGCGGGGGTCGATTTCCTGCTCTCCACCGGGCTCGAAGCGATCCGTGCCAGGGAAGAGCTCCTGGTCGGCGAACTTCTGGAAGGGCTCAGGGCAACGCCCGGGGTCGAGGTCTACGGGCCGCTTCAGGGGGAGCGCGGCGCCGCGGTCTCCTTCAACGCGGCGGGGCACGATCCGGCCGCGCTCAGCTACCTGTTCGACTCGCAGTACGAGATAAGCGTCCGCGCCGGGCTCCACTGTGCCCCCGACGCGCACCGCAGCATCGGGACCTATCCGGCGGGCACGGTCAGGGTCAGTCCCGGTTTCTTCAACACCGAGGCGGACATAGAGTTTTTTCTCAAAGCCCTGCACGAGATATTGGCGGGCCGCTAG
- a CDS encoding DHH family phosphoesterase, which translates to MEISTQPPDLLAYTDSLLTWVSGRGRILIVVHDNPDPDSLASAMALRHFFAMKLNREAVIAFSGMIGRSENLAMAKLLQIPLTPLPLIDLKLFQVICLLDTQPGTGNNSLPAGIRADIVIDHHPMRESSASCRWVDIRPDYGTTATILYEYLKVQGVSIGTKMATALFYAIKSETQDLGREARRADRDAYLDLFPLANKTLLNSITRPSLPREYFISLHNALEHATFYGEVLVASLKVIQFPEVVAELADLLVRLEGTETVLCLGHYSSELVLSIRTSNEEINAGELIRKLVAGIGAAGGHGMMAGGKIDLSDNSEQAIHELENLLTERLLTELQISSLEPVPLVPESS; encoded by the coding sequence GTGGAAATAAGTACCCAACCGCCCGACCTCTTGGCCTACACCGACTCCTTGCTGACCTGGGTCAGCGGCCGGGGGCGCATCCTGATCGTGGTGCACGACAACCCCGACCCCGATTCGCTCGCCTCCGCGATGGCGCTGCGGCACTTCTTCGCGATGAAGCTGAACCGCGAGGCGGTGATCGCGTTCTCCGGCATGATCGGCAGGAGCGAAAACCTGGCCATGGCCAAACTGCTCCAGATACCGCTCACCCCGCTTCCCCTCATCGACCTCAAACTCTTCCAGGTGATCTGTCTTTTGGACACCCAGCCCGGCACCGGGAACAACTCGCTCCCGGCAGGCATCCGTGCCGACATCGTTATCGACCATCACCCCATGCGCGAGTCGAGCGCCTCCTGCCGCTGGGTCGACATCCGTCCCGATTATGGAACTACGGCAACCATCCTTTACGAGTACCTGAAGGTGCAGGGGGTTTCGATCGGGACCAAAATGGCCACCGCTCTCTTCTACGCCATCAAGTCCGAGACGCAGGACCTGGGGAGGGAGGCGCGAAGGGCGGACCGCGACGCCTACCTCGACCTCTTCCCGTTGGCCAACAAGACCCTCTTGAACAGCATCACCCGGCCCAGCCTGCCGCGGGAGTACTTCATCTCGCTGCATAACGCGCTTGAACATGCGACGTTCTACGGCGAGGTGCTCGTCGCCTCCCTCAAGGTTATACAGTTCCCGGAGGTGGTGGCCGAACTCGCAGACCTCCTGGTGCGGTTGGAAGGGACCGAGACTGTGCTTTGCCTTGGACACTACAGCTCCGAGCTGGTTCTCTCCATCAGGACCTCCAACGAGGAGATAAACGCAGGTGAACTGATACGAAAGCTCGTGGCCGGCATCGGCGCTGCGGGCGGTCACGGCATGATGGCCGGCGGCAAGATCGACCTGAGCGACAACTCCGAGCAGGCGATTCACGAGCTGGAGAACCTGCTCACCGAACGACTCCTCACCGAGTTGCAGATATCGAGCCTGGAACCGGTGCCGCTTGTCCCTGAAAGCTCATGA
- a CDS encoding A-adding tRNA nucleotidyltransferase, with protein sequence MDVITTHLNADFDCIGSMVAAKKLYPEALLVFSGAQEKGVRDFFQKGHPQDLEFARIKEIDFSAITRLIVVDCQHSSRIGKFGDLAKSGAVELHIYDHHPTSSGDLDPTGGVIRPCGSTTTILAGMLIERGIQITPFEATVMMLGIHEDTGNLTFPSSTAEDYTVAAWLLERGAYLNEVADSIGRELTVEQVSLLNDLLVSLKTTTLKGVDVSIAHASVDRYIGDIATLAHMIRDMENLQALFLVVGMEDRVFVIARSRVPEVRVGEILQELGGGGHATAASATVRGLTLIQVLEQLDAVLKRRVDPRRVTRDIMSSPVKTISPDCSIEEAQERLVRYNVSAMPVVSGDGVVGIISRKTVEKALYHNLNQVPVSDYMHSEFHVATPETPITEIQSYMVGGDARLVPVISGQGLVGVITRTDLLRYSLGGEALYDLSRDALQVKSREVEALMNKHLPKRTTAILHDLGRTGDQLDLTVYAVGGFVRDLLLDIQNMDIDVTVDGDGILFAETFAAQFGCRVKSHQKFGTAVIVFPDGFKIDVASTRLEYYVSPGALPTVERSSLKMDLYRRDFTVNTLAIALNGESFGRLIDYFGAYRDLQSRVIRVLHNLSFVEDPTRVFRAIRFEQRLNFKIAKHTEDLIKNAVKMEFLEKLGGRRLLSELVQILREKEPLKGIGRMASLGLLRFIHPSIELTPAMQGALDETRYVVSWFDLLYLERPYERWSVYFLTLCEGLSEEQFLGTCTRLAVAEHYKERLVEMRKEGERLIAALERKVAGSEKVENSEIYFTLRGLPVEVLLYHMAKSRSAEVKRCISLYFTKLDGMHPQIRGEDLKELGVAPGPLYRELLDLVLSARLNGKAASREDEIRLVREVLGGV encoded by the coding sequence ATGGATGTAATTACCACGCATCTAAACGCCGACTTCGACTGCATTGGCTCCATGGTTGCCGCCAAAAAGCTTTACCCGGAAGCACTTCTGGTCTTCTCCGGCGCCCAGGAAAAGGGGGTGCGGGACTTCTTCCAGAAAGGGCATCCGCAGGATCTCGAGTTCGCCCGCATCAAGGAGATAGATTTCTCCGCCATCACCCGCCTCATCGTCGTCGATTGCCAGCACTCGTCCCGCATCGGAAAGTTCGGCGACCTCGCCAAAAGCGGCGCCGTCGAACTCCACATCTACGACCATCACCCCACAAGTTCCGGCGACCTGGACCCCACAGGCGGCGTCATCCGCCCCTGCGGCTCGACCACGACCATCCTGGCCGGGATGCTGATCGAGCGCGGCATCCAGATCACCCCCTTCGAAGCCACCGTGATGATGCTCGGTATCCACGAGGACACCGGCAACCTCACTTTCCCCTCCAGCACCGCCGAAGACTACACCGTCGCCGCCTGGCTCCTGGAGCGCGGGGCCTACCTGAACGAGGTCGCCGACTCCATCGGCCGCGAGCTCACCGTGGAACAGGTGTCGCTTCTGAACGACCTCTTGGTGTCGCTTAAGACCACCACCTTGAAAGGGGTGGACGTCTCGATAGCCCACGCCTCCGTCGACCGCTACATAGGGGACATCGCCACCCTGGCGCACATGATCCGGGACATGGAAAATCTGCAGGCGCTTTTCCTTGTGGTGGGGATGGAGGACCGGGTCTTCGTCATCGCCAGAAGCCGGGTGCCCGAGGTGCGGGTAGGGGAGATCCTGCAGGAGCTGGGGGGGGGAGGGCACGCCACGGCCGCCTCGGCTACGGTGCGGGGGCTCACCCTGATCCAGGTGCTGGAGCAGCTGGATGCGGTGCTCAAGCGCCGTGTGGATCCAAGGCGGGTGACGCGCGACATCATGTCCTCCCCGGTTAAGACCATTTCCCCCGACTGCAGCATCGAGGAGGCGCAGGAGCGCCTGGTACGCTACAACGTGAGCGCCATGCCGGTGGTCTCTGGCGACGGGGTCGTCGGCATCATCTCCAGAAAGACGGTCGAGAAGGCGCTCTACCACAACCTGAACCAGGTGCCGGTCTCGGACTACATGCACTCGGAGTTCCACGTTGCCACTCCCGAGACCCCCATCACCGAGATCCAGAGCTACATGGTGGGGGGGGACGCCCGACTGGTCCCGGTGATTTCCGGGCAGGGACTGGTAGGGGTCATCACCCGCACCGATCTGCTCCGCTACAGCCTGGGCGGCGAGGCGCTCTATGATCTTTCGCGCGACGCCCTCCAGGTGAAGAGCAGGGAGGTGGAGGCGCTGATGAACAAGCACCTCCCGAAGCGCACCACGGCGATCCTGCACGACCTCGGCCGCACCGGGGACCAGCTCGACCTGACCGTCTACGCGGTCGGCGGCTTCGTCCGCGACCTGCTTCTGGACATCCAGAACATGGACATCGACGTGACGGTGGACGGCGACGGCATCCTCTTCGCCGAGACCTTTGCGGCCCAGTTCGGCTGCCGGGTGAAAAGCCACCAGAAGTTCGGCACCGCGGTCATCGTCTTCCCCGACGGCTTCAAGATCGACGTTGCCAGCACCCGCCTTGAGTACTACGTCTCCCCCGGTGCGCTTCCGACCGTGGAGCGCTCCTCGCTCAAGATGGACCTGTACCGCCGCGACTTCACCGTCAACACCCTCGCCATAGCCTTGAACGGCGAATCCTTCGGTAGGCTGATCGACTACTTCGGGGCCTACCGCGACCTGCAGTCGAGGGTGATCCGGGTGCTACACAACCTCTCCTTCGTCGAGGATCCGACCCGCGTCTTCCGGGCCATCCGCTTCGAACAGAGGCTCAACTTCAAGATCGCCAAACATACCGAAGACCTGATCAAGAACGCCGTGAAGATGGAGTTCCTGGAAAAGCTTGGAGGGCGCAGGCTCCTTTCGGAGCTGGTCCAGATCCTCAGGGAGAAGGAGCCCCTGAAGGGAATCGGTCGTATGGCGTCGCTTGGGCTTTTGCGTTTCATCCACCCTAGCATCGAGCTGACCCCGGCGATGCAGGGGGCGCTGGATGAGACCCGTTACGTGGTTTCCTGGTTCGATCTGCTCTACCTGGAGCGTCCCTATGAGAGGTGGTCGGTATATTTCCTGACCCTTTGCGAGGGGCTCTCGGAAGAGCAGTTCTTGGGGACCTGCACCAGGCTGGCCGTCGCCGAACACTACAAGGAAAGGTTGGTTGAGATGCGCAAGGAGGGCGAGCGTCTGATCGCCGCCCTGGAAAGAAAGGTGGCAGGCTCCGAGAAGGTGGAAAACAGCGAGATCTACTTCACGCTCAGGGGGCTTCCGGTCGAAGTGCTCCTCTACCATATGGCCAAAAGCCGTAGCGCCGAGGTGAAGAGGTGCATCTCGCTTTACTTCACCAAGCTCGACGGCATGCACCCGCAGATCCGTGGCGAGGACCTGAAGGAGCTCGGCGTGGCGCCAGGCCCACTGTACCGGGAGCTGCTGGACCTGGTTTTGAGCGCGCGGCTGAACGGCAAGGCGGCGAGCCGCGAAGATGAGATCCGGCTGGTGCGGGAGGTGCTGGGCGGGGTGTAG
- the amrB gene encoding AmmeMemoRadiSam system protein B, producing MVRMPAVAGKFYSADPVQLRQELSEMIPQDKPRKAIGVIAPHAGYVYSGSAAGKVYAAVEVPDAVIVLGPNHTGMGAAAALAPSGEWLTPFGLVPVNDRLSQLIMKHAPLVREDSTAHRFEHSLEVQVPFLQYRNQHVSIAALCLALPDFDSISRVGTGIARAIAEYGAEVLMVASSDMTHYESAAKAKAKDEMALERLANMDPEGLLQVCRDHEISMCGVIPATTMLVAAKALGATASRLVCYTNSGEVSGDLDAVVAYAGLTVS from the coding sequence ATGGTACGCATGCCCGCAGTAGCCGGGAAGTTCTACAGTGCCGACCCGGTACAGCTCCGTCAGGAACTTTCGGAAATGATCCCCCAGGACAAGCCCCGCAAAGCTATCGGGGTCATCGCCCCCCATGCCGGCTACGTCTACTCGGGGAGCGCCGCAGGAAAGGTTTACGCAGCAGTCGAAGTTCCAGATGCGGTCATCGTGCTCGGGCCGAACCATACCGGTATGGGCGCCGCCGCGGCTCTCGCGCCCTCCGGAGAGTGGCTGACGCCGTTTGGCCTGGTCCCGGTAAACGACCGCCTCTCCCAACTGATCATGAAACATGCTCCGCTTGTGCGCGAAGACAGCACGGCTCACCGCTTCGAGCACTCGCTGGAGGTGCAGGTCCCTTTCCTGCAGTATCGAAACCAGCATGTCTCCATCGCGGCGCTTTGTCTTGCCCTGCCCGATTTCGACTCCATCTCCCGCGTCGGGACCGGCATCGCCCGCGCCATAGCCGAGTACGGCGCCGAGGTGCTGATGGTTGCCAGCTCCGACATGACCCACTACGAATCCGCGGCCAAGGCCAAGGCGAAGGATGAAATGGCTCTGGAGCGGCTGGCGAATATGGACCCGGAGGGGCTATTGCAGGTCTGCCGTGACCACGAAATCTCCATGTGCGGCGTCATTCCCGCGACCACGATGCTCGTTGCCGCCAAGGCGCTGGGGGCCACCGCCAGCAGGCTCGTCTGCTATACCAACAGCGGCGAGGTGAGCGGGGACCTCGATGCCGTGGTGGCGTACGCTGGGCTAACGGTTTCTTGA
- the scpB gene encoding SMC-Scp complex subunit ScpB: MSGKSLKSIVESLLFVYDQPLSLDRLALILEEFERSDLRAALDELMEEYAGAERGIVLSHVGGGYQLRSRPEHADYIRRLTKAKGVKFSQSALETLAIIAYRQPITRAEVEYLRGVDSGGVMKSLLEKKLLRILGKKDVPGKPLIYGTSREFLELFGLKDLNALPTLKEIQELVPPDPFADQPTLPLGSVEG; the protein is encoded by the coding sequence TTGTCGGGTAAGTCCTTGAAATCGATAGTAGAGAGCCTCCTGTTCGTGTACGACCAGCCGCTTTCGCTGGACCGGCTGGCGCTGATCCTCGAGGAATTCGAGCGAAGCGATCTGCGCGCAGCGCTGGACGAGTTGATGGAGGAGTACGCCGGCGCCGAGCGCGGCATAGTCCTTTCCCACGTGGGTGGGGGGTACCAGCTGCGCAGCCGACCTGAACATGCAGACTACATCCGGCGGCTCACCAAGGCCAAAGGGGTCAAGTTCAGCCAGTCCGCGCTGGAGACCCTCGCCATCATCGCCTACCGCCAGCCGATCACCAGGGCGGAGGTCGAGTACCTGCGCGGCGTCGATTCGGGAGGGGTGATGAAGAGCCTCCTGGAGAAGAAGCTCCTGCGCATCCTCGGCAAGAAAGATGTCCCCGGCAAGCCGCTTATCTACGGGACCAGCCGGGAATTCCTGGAACTGTTCGGTCTTAAAGACCTAAACGCGCTCCCGACGCTCAAGGAGATCCAGGAACTGGTGCCGCCTGATCCCTTCGCCGACCAGCCGACCCTCCCGTTGGGGTCGGTTGAAGGCTAG
- a CDS encoding segregation and condensation protein A, giving the protein MSLDTMQSNLFSDALEQSYRVQIEEFEGPLDLLLHLIKKNEVDIYNIPIAAITRQYLEYMELMKELNLDIAGEFLVMAATLLQIKSRMLLPATQEEDGEAEVEDPRAELVRRLLEYQRYRDASQLLSARNLLGRDVFARTFDSPELAAMEPQEEPADVELFELIEAFQRVLARVSVDTFHDVVADGISIADRIGEVLSVLHAEKTVCFDALFTTGMTRDLLVVTFLSILELAKLKLIRVTQVESLGSIWLTLGADQPEGGAGEQGGEQEGENLNSKETAEDAVVG; this is encoded by the coding sequence TTGTCGCTGGATACGATGCAAAGCAACCTTTTTTCTGACGCCCTGGAGCAGTCTTACCGGGTTCAGATCGAGGAGTTCGAGGGACCGCTCGATCTTCTGCTCCACCTCATCAAGAAAAACGAGGTGGACATCTACAACATCCCCATCGCCGCCATCACCAGGCAGTACCTGGAATATATGGAGCTGATGAAGGAGCTGAACCTGGACATCGCGGGGGAGTTCCTGGTGATGGCCGCGACGCTCTTGCAGATAAAGTCGCGCATGCTGCTTCCGGCTACCCAGGAGGAGGACGGGGAGGCCGAGGTTGAGGACCCGCGTGCAGAACTGGTCCGCAGACTCCTTGAGTACCAGCGCTACCGCGACGCTTCACAGCTGCTCTCCGCCCGCAACCTGCTCGGCCGCGACGTCTTCGCCAGGACCTTCGATTCCCCTGAGCTCGCGGCCATGGAGCCGCAGGAGGAGCCCGCCGACGTCGAGCTCTTCGAACTGATCGAGGCGTTCCAGCGCGTGCTGGCGCGGGTCTCGGTGGACACCTTCCACGACGTCGTCGCCGACGGCATCTCGATTGCGGACCGCATCGGCGAGGTGCTCTCGGTCCTGCATGCGGAGAAGACGGTCTGCTTCGACGCCCTCTTCACCACGGGCATGACGCGCGACCTCCTGGTGGTCACCTTCCTCTCCATCCTGGAGCTGGCCAAGCTTAAACTGATCAGGGTGACCCAGGTCGAAAGCCTCGGCTCCATCTGGCTCACCCTCGGCGCGGACCAGCCGGAGGGCGGCGCGGGGGAACAGGGCGGGGAGCAGGAAGGGGAAAATCTGAACAGCAAGGAAACAGCGGAGGACGCAGTTGTCGGGTAA
- the trpS gene encoding tryptophan--tRNA ligase, with protein sequence MSNNRIVSGMRPTGKLHLGHYHGVLSNWLELQRNFECFFFAADWHSLTTEYATTDGIKDNIREMVLDWLAFGIDPEQSVIFEQSRVPQHAELNLILGMITPVSWLERNPTYKEMQENLSTKDLSTFGFLGYPVLMASDIIVYKAARVPVGQDQIPHLEITREIARRFNYLYGEVFPEPAALLTETPKVLGTDGRKMSKSYGNAIFLSDDAEETRKKVMTYVTDTQRPFKKDPGEPDRCIAFTLHSLYVDQAKREEIVAGCRSAQLGCVDCKKILAQAMVETLAPLRAKRVELAEKPDLVTEVLAEGSRKAEVVARQTMEEARAALKV encoded by the coding sequence ATGAGCAATAACCGTATCGTTAGCGGCATGAGACCGACTGGAAAACTGCATCTGGGCCATTACCACGGGGTGCTCTCCAACTGGCTTGAGTTGCAGCGTAACTTCGAGTGCTTCTTCTTCGCTGCCGACTGGCATTCGTTGACCACGGAATACGCCACTACTGACGGTATCAAGGACAACATCAGGGAGATGGTGCTCGATTGGCTCGCTTTCGGGATCGATCCCGAGCAGAGCGTCATTTTCGAGCAGAGCAGGGTGCCGCAGCACGCCGAGCTGAACCTGATCCTCGGGATGATCACCCCGGTTTCGTGGCTTGAGCGCAACCCCACCTATAAGGAGATGCAGGAGAACCTCTCCACCAAGGATCTCTCCACCTTCGGGTTCCTGGGCTACCCGGTGCTGATGGCCTCCGACATCATCGTGTACAAGGCCGCACGCGTTCCGGTCGGCCAGGACCAGATACCGCACCTCGAGATCACCAGGGAGATCGCCCGCCGCTTCAACTACCTCTACGGCGAGGTCTTCCCGGAGCCGGCAGCTCTCCTCACCGAGACCCCCAAGGTGCTCGGCACCGACGGCAGGAAGATGAGCAAGTCCTACGGCAACGCCATCTTCCTCTCCGACGACGCAGAGGAGACCAGGAAAAAGGTGATGACCTACGTGACCGACACCCAGCGCCCGTTCAAGAAAGACCCGGGCGAGCCGGACCGCTGCATCGCCTTCACGCTGCACTCGCTCTACGTGGACCAGGCCAAGCGCGAAGAGATCGTGGCCGGCTGCCGCAGCGCCCAGCTTGGCTGTGTTGACTGCAAGAAGATCCTGGCGCAGGCCATGGTTGAAACCCTGGCGCCGCTCAGGGCAAAAAGGGTCGAACTGGCTGAGAAGCCTGATCTCGTTACCGAGGTGCTGGCGGAGGGTAGCCGCAAGGCCGAGGTAGTCGCCCGCCAGACCATGGAAGAAGCACGCGCGGCCCTCAAAGTTTAG